The Osmia bicornis bicornis chromosome 9, iOsmBic2.1, whole genome shotgun sequence genome has a segment encoding these proteins:
- the LOC114883123 gene encoding myosin light chain alkali isoform X3 produces MADLSAREVEKVEFAFSIYDADGSNNIDCMDLGNVLRALNLNPTNATIEKLGGTKKRGEKLMKLDEFLPIYSQCKKDKEQGCYEDFLECLKLYDKQENGTMLAAELSHTLLALGERLEDNQVEEVLKDCMDAEDEDGFIPYAPFLRRLCDRAAAEGDE; encoded by the exons ATG GCAGACCTCAGCGCCAGGGAAGTCGAAA agGTGGAATTTGCCTTCTCGATTTACGATGCCGATGGTAGCAACAACATCGACTGCATGGACCTTGGTAACGTCCTTCGGGCCCTCAACCTGAACCCTACAAACGCCACCATAGAAAAGCTTGGAGGAACGAAAAAGAGGGGCGAGAAATTGATGAAACTCGATGAATTCTTGCCGATTTATAGCCAGTGCAAAAAGGATAAGGAGCAAGGGTGCTACGAAGACTTCCTCGAGTGTTTGAAGCTGTACGACAAACAAGAAAATGGAACCATGCTTGCCGCTGAACTTTCGCACACACTACTCGCGCTTG GTGAACGTCTCGAGGACAACCAAGTAGAAGAAGTACTGAAGGACTGTATGGACGCAGAAGACGAAGACGGTTTCATCCCTTATGCCC CGTTCCTTCGTCGATTGTGCGACAGAGCGGCGGCGGAAGGGGACGAATGA
- the LOC114883123 gene encoding uncharacterized protein LOC114883123 isoform X1 produces MTIAAIQRLQFLIKSWMLQIMVEAFARSLIDKIILEAFDVVEPNKEKLRMLDNQQEPDGIESQPTRTSLQMHDRSPTDCNHLETMELLEKVVRGLHNLQIGDSIFQSTSLSALEKEVKHLVCSINSALPQTSDETEVTQGQGDVHQIIHDAVIEATPDSTRTRQEKETNGSNEATRISVNLLHRLIEELETKAEESIQKKENEPKSPSKEEIAVWEEAEEQFVRTIDSVDDPDQNNANLPSDSPSRSNAHEFKYENLTSSPVARPVPLPRNISLEVVAIEEIVPSPLPVNDNLSPEASSSKSQNRSRKNDLQLRNRKKRNVLGRMRKLLRTIFGRRKK; encoded by the exons ATGACGATCGCTGCGATTCAGCGACTTCAGTTTCTAATAAAATCGTGGATGCTTCAAATTATGGTCGAGGCATTTGCAAGAAGTTTGATTGACAAGATCATTCTGGAAGCTTTCGACGTTGTGGAGCCCAACAAAG AAAAGCTACGAATGCTGGATAATCAACAGGAACCGGATGGCATCGAATCACAGCCTACACGAACATCGCTGCAAATGCATGATCGTTCACCTACAGATTGTAACCATCTGGAAACGATGGAATTGTTAGAGAAGGTGGTGCGCGGTTTACATAATCTTCAAATCGGAGACTCCATTTTTCAATCGACCTCTCTATCAGCATTAGAGAAGGAG GTAAAACATCTCGTATGCAGTATCAATAGCGCTTTACCTCAAACCTCGGATGAAACGGAAGTTACTCAGGGTCAGGGAGACGTGCATCAAATAATACACGATGCAGTTATAGAGGCAACACCAGACTCGACGCGTACTCGTCAAGAGAAAGAAACCAATGGTTCCAACGAAGCAACTAGAATATCCGTCAATCTTCTCCATCGTTTGATCGAGGAGCTTGAAACGAAAGCTGAAGAATCCAtccagaaaaaagaaaacgagccGAAATCTCCCAGCAAAGAGGAAATCGCTGTTTGGGAGGAAGCTGAGGAACAGTTCGTAAGGACCATCGACAGCGTTGATGATCCAGATCAGAACAACGCTAATTTACCATCCGATAGTCCGTCCAGAAGTAACGCGCACGAATTCAAGTACGAAAACTTGACATCATCACCAGTGGCACGTCCGGTACCACTTCCAAGGAACATTTCTTTAGAAGTGGTTGCAATCGAAGAAATTGTACCATCTCCTCTCCCTGTTAATGATAATCTCTCACCGGAAGCTTCTTCCAGTAAGAGTCAAAATAGGTCTCGGAAGAACGATTTGCAATTGAGGAATCGAAAGAAGAGAAACGTCTTAGGTAGAATGCGGAAACTGCTCAGGACCATTTTTGGCCGTCGAAAAAAATGA
- the LOC114883100 gene encoding uncharacterized protein LOC114883100 produces MNQEKYIEVTIIESAAEIPTSDTCSVKCLSTIHEQNNPKVAHPSVENNVQKSVAISSSLKSNVECIPSLQQRRNSIQKSHQPLDIELLLRYYACTSNMEQSINNVLENRNEKSFEGPLLELGAATKICDTLKSSSTGSILTTFRFHDILTRLRHLISACDKNKLEQILSNDPSMKMCKHCGVISCSKSSNIPVEPRKSPPNTSYFLSTDVFSNEDDDSTIYKQVKKLNSKKPVEKDVTRRRKINRKKGNEINGNSGRVETMIAERENDSQVNDKKSVTNEAELQVTKSPPFKREVHKTAVAAKNAPSQQTKMNPVVENKDIVKNSADANFTNNFSSDKHFRLLDSKQRLIENTLNHKRNNLNVDEPNEKVVKDILYEKSTPRLTECTHVGSVRNVNSKENQSTNLEIASSPFVNTTTYLARGRPESSDKRNKEFVSQLDERTCVHSGRPEDQHSFILHTGQIDNPQLNLDSLKIHSKSSPNDTSSNPKNFQESNSFTCLMEDDSLENCIKSETLVRSSESDTTVISSSSAENMIRKWVKSLRIDNETRQESVTLKHSMDDLQLDTKLRSLWSNDKEEHNLGNHILKKTSHSMPSKRPKNTFGQTMSYTLDSKSPNDQQLLNNKIRASSFRNIDSYGGKRLFGSFRRAMRSKEKNLNVESFTFPGNHFLGDHFRNITRRIIYDDSSLKNISGNSGTCNSAENILLLYRKILESTEKMNWQNFQRFIEELHPNQKEVWRNICVVIDNEARRLADKGNTEVCIEITSAPLETTMEDRTCNDEIVFEMDITLEEVKRCLGRQLGSTEKAKLDILQTANEVIKLRNDDVCDTEVVFNQAE; encoded by the coding sequence ATGAATCaagaaaaatacatagaaGTAACGATCATCGAATCAGCTGCAGAAATTCCTACATCTGACACCTGTTCTGTTAAATGTTTAAGCACAATTCACGAACAGAATAATCCAAAAGTTGCTCATCCATCTGTCGAAAATAACGTACAAAAGAGTGTTGCAATTTCTTCAAGTTTGAAATCAAACGTCGAGTGCATTCCATCTCTTCAACAAAGAAGAAACTCTATCCAAAAATCACACCAACCGTTAGATATTGAACTTCTTTTACGATATTATGCTTGCACTTCTAACATGGAACAATCAATAAACAACGTCCTGGAAAACAGGAATGAAAAATCTTTCGAAGGTCCTTTACTCGAACTGGGCGCAGCTACAAAAATCTGCGACACCTTGAAATCTTCGTCCACTGGTTCTATATTAACCACCTTCCGATTTCACGATATTTTAACGAGATTACGACATCTAATTAGTGCGTGTGACAAGAACAAATTAGAACAAATCCTGTCGAACGATCCTTCGATGAAGATGTGCAAACACTGCGGTGTGATCAGTTGCTCGAAATCTTCGAACATTCCTGTTGAACCGAGAAAATCTCCTCCAAACACTTCTTATTTCTTGAGCACAGATGTCTTTTCAAATGAAGATGACGACTCGACGATTTATAAACaagtaaagaaattaaattctaaGAAACCTGTTGAAAAAGATGTTACTAGGCGTCGTAAAATTAatcgaaagaaaggaaatgaGATAAATGGAAATTCAGGAAGAGTCGAAACTATGATAGCTGAGCGTGAAAACGATAGCCAagtaaatgataaaaaatctGTAACAAATGAAGCAGAATTGCAGGTTACAAAATCGCCACCTTTCAAACGAGAAGTGCATAAAACTGCAGTTGCAGCGAAGAATGCACCGTCACAGCAAACAAAAATGAATCCTGTCgttgaaaataaagatatagTTAAAAACAGTGCCGATGCCAATTTCACAAATAACTTTTCGTCCGATAAACATTTCAGACTGCTAGACTCTAAACAAAGATTAATAGAAAATACATTGAATCATAAACGCAATAATTTAAACGTTGATGAACCTAATGAAAAAGTCGTGAAGGatattttatatgaaaaatcAACACCTCGGTTGACCGAGTGTACGCATGTAGGTTCTGTAAGAAATGTAAATAGTAAAGAAAATCAATCAACCAATCTTGAAATCGCAAGCTCCCCGTTTGTTAATACAACGACGTATTTGGCACGTGGCCGTCCTGAATCGTCAGACAAAAGGAATAAAGAATTCGTTTCGCAACTCGATGAAAGAACGTGCGTACATTCTGGACGCCCTGAAGACCAACATAGTTTCATCCTGCACACTGGCCAAATTGATAATCCGCAATTAAATTTAGATTCTTTGAAGATTCATTCCAAATCTTCTCCAAATGATACTTCTTCAAATCctaaaaattttcaagaatctAATAGTTTTACTTGTTTGATGGAAGATGATTCTCTAGAAAATTGTATTAAGTCTGAGACACTGGTAAGATCTAGCGAAAGTGACACCACAGTGATCAGCTCCTCTTCTGCAGAGAATATGATTCGGAAATGGGTGAAGTCATTAAGAATCGATAACGAAACTCGTCAAGAGTCAGTCACGTTGAAACACTCTATGGATGACTTACAATTAGATACAAAGCTTCGATCCCTTTGGAGCAATGACAAAGAGGAACATAATTTAGGAAATCATATCTTGAAGAAGACATCGCATTCTATGCCATCGAAACGTCCCAAAAATACTTTTGGACAGACCATGTCGTATACACTTGACTCAAAATCCCCCAACGATcaacaattattaaataataaaataagagCATCAAGTTTTAGAAATATTGACAGTTATGGGGGTAAGAGATTATTTGGATCTTTCAGGAGAGCCATGAGATCTAAAGAGAAGAACTTGAATGTCGAATCTTTTACCTTTCCTGGCAATCATTTTCTGGGTGATCATTTTAGAAACATTACACGAAGGATCATTTACGATGATTCCTCTTTGAAGAACATTAGTGGTAATTCTGGAACGTGTAATAGTgcagaaaatatattattgttatatagaaaaattcttgaaaGCACAGAGAAGATGAACTGGCAGAATTTTCAAAGATTCATTGAAGAATTGCATCCTAATCAGAAAGAAGTTTGGCGAAATATTTGCGTGGTTATTGATAACGAAGCACGAAGATTGGCCGATAAAGGTAACACGGAAGTGTGCATAGAGATCACTTCCGCTCCCTTGGAAACGACGATGGAGGACAGAACGTGTAACGACGAGATCGTGTTCGAGATGGACATAACACTCGAAGAAGTGAAGAGGTGTCTTGGTAGGCAGCTGGGTTCCACTGAGAAAGCAAAACTTGACATCCTTCAGACAGCCAATGAAGTTATTAAACTTCGAAATGATGACGTTTGTGATACTGAAGTGGTCTTCAATCAAGCTGAATAG
- the LOC114883123 gene encoding uncharacterized protein LOC114883123 isoform X2 — protein sequence MLDNQQEPDGIESQPTRTSLQMHDRSPTDCNHLETMELLEKVVRGLHNLQIGDSIFQSTSLSALEKEVKHLVCSINSALPQTSDETEVTQGQGDVHQIIHDAVIEATPDSTRTRQEKETNGSNEATRISVNLLHRLIEELETKAEESIQKKENEPKSPSKEEIAVWEEAEEQFVRTIDSVDDPDQNNANLPSDSPSRSNAHEFKYENLTSSPVARPVPLPRNISLEVVAIEEIVPSPLPVNDNLSPEASSSKSQNRSRKNDLQLRNRKKRNVLGRMRKLLRTIFGRRKK from the exons ATGCTGGATAATCAACAGGAACCGGATGGCATCGAATCACAGCCTACACGAACATCGCTGCAAATGCATGATCGTTCACCTACAGATTGTAACCATCTGGAAACGATGGAATTGTTAGAGAAGGTGGTGCGCGGTTTACATAATCTTCAAATCGGAGACTCCATTTTTCAATCGACCTCTCTATCAGCATTAGAGAAGGAG GTAAAACATCTCGTATGCAGTATCAATAGCGCTTTACCTCAAACCTCGGATGAAACGGAAGTTACTCAGGGTCAGGGAGACGTGCATCAAATAATACACGATGCAGTTATAGAGGCAACACCAGACTCGACGCGTACTCGTCAAGAGAAAGAAACCAATGGTTCCAACGAAGCAACTAGAATATCCGTCAATCTTCTCCATCGTTTGATCGAGGAGCTTGAAACGAAAGCTGAAGAATCCAtccagaaaaaagaaaacgagccGAAATCTCCCAGCAAAGAGGAAATCGCTGTTTGGGAGGAAGCTGAGGAACAGTTCGTAAGGACCATCGACAGCGTTGATGATCCAGATCAGAACAACGCTAATTTACCATCCGATAGTCCGTCCAGAAGTAACGCGCACGAATTCAAGTACGAAAACTTGACATCATCACCAGTGGCACGTCCGGTACCACTTCCAAGGAACATTTCTTTAGAAGTGGTTGCAATCGAAGAAATTGTACCATCTCCTCTCCCTGTTAATGATAATCTCTCACCGGAAGCTTCTTCCAGTAAGAGTCAAAATAGGTCTCGGAAGAACGATTTGCAATTGAGGAATCGAAAGAAGAGAAACGTCTTAGGTAGAATGCGGAAACTGCTCAGGACCATTTTTGGCCGTCGAAAAAAATGA